From Micrococcus porci, one genomic window encodes:
- the pheS gene encoding phenylalanine--tRNA ligase subunit alpha: MTSSPETGASEDAPQLSPVDGPAVDAAVAEALAAFEAAADLEELKAARLAHQGDRAPLTLANKAIGTLPKEQKAEAGKTMGAARSRIGKALAARTEVLEAEHAARMLAEETVDVTAAAARRLPGARHPLSLLQERVSDIFVGMGWEIAEGPELEHDWFNFNALNFPPDHPAREMQDTFFVEPLESNLLLRTHTSPVQVRSMLERGAPVYVLCPGRTFRTDELDATHTPVFHQFEGLAVDRGLTMADLRGTLEYFARQMFGPEAEIRLRPNFFPFTEPSAEMDIWHPQAKGGPRWIEWGGCGMVHPNVLRSAGIDPEEFSGFAFGMGIERTLMFRNEVPDMRDMIEGDVRFSQHFGMEL; encoded by the coding sequence ATGACTTCCAGTCCCGAGACGGGCGCGTCCGAGGACGCGCCGCAGCTCTCCCCCGTGGACGGCCCCGCCGTCGACGCCGCCGTGGCCGAGGCCCTGGCAGCGTTCGAGGCCGCCGCCGACCTCGAGGAGCTCAAGGCCGCGCGCCTGGCCCACCAGGGCGACCGCGCCCCGCTGACCCTGGCCAACAAGGCCATCGGCACCCTGCCCAAGGAGCAGAAGGCCGAGGCCGGCAAGACCATGGGCGCCGCCCGGAGCCGGATCGGCAAGGCCCTCGCCGCCCGCACCGAGGTGCTCGAGGCCGAGCACGCCGCCCGCATGCTCGCCGAGGAGACCGTGGACGTCACCGCGGCCGCCGCGCGTCGCCTCCCGGGCGCCCGCCACCCGCTGTCCCTCCTGCAGGAACGCGTCTCCGACATCTTCGTCGGCATGGGCTGGGAGATCGCCGAGGGCCCCGAGCTGGAGCACGACTGGTTCAACTTCAACGCCCTGAACTTCCCGCCGGACCACCCGGCCCGCGAGATGCAGGACACCTTCTTCGTGGAGCCCCTGGAGTCCAACCTCCTGCTGCGCACCCACACCTCCCCGGTGCAGGTCCGCTCCATGCTGGAGCGCGGCGCCCCCGTGTACGTGCTCTGCCCCGGCCGCACCTTCCGCACGGACGAGCTCGACGCCACCCACACCCCCGTGTTCCACCAGTTCGAGGGCCTGGCCGTGGACCGCGGCCTGACCATGGCCGACCTGCGCGGCACCCTCGAGTACTTCGCCCGACAGATGTTCGGGCCGGAGGCGGAGATCCGCCTGCGCCCGAACTTCTTCCCCTTCACGGAGCCCTCCGCGGAGATGGACATCTGGCACCCGCAGGCCAAGGGCGGCCCGCGCTGGATCGAGTGGGGCGGCTGCGGCATGGTCCACCCCAACGTCCTGCGCTCCGCGGGCATCGACCCGGAGGAGTTCTCCGGCTTCGCGTTCGGCATGGGCATCGAGCGCACCCTGATGTTCCGCAACGAGGTCCCGGACATGCGGGACATGATCGAGGGCGACGTCCGCTTCTCCCAGCACTTCGGAATGGAGCTCTGA
- the pheT gene encoding phenylalanine--tRNA ligase subunit beta: MRIPLDWLREFAQVPADATAEDVLADLVTVGLEEEDVHRPSDELTGPLVVGQVLTREPEPQKNGKTINWCSVRVVPEGAEQTLTGEGIDPSGVQGIVCGAHNFEVGDKVVVCLPGAVLPGDFRISPRSTYGHVSAGMMASARELGLGDDHDGIIVLGDMGLDPEVGTDVVDLFHLREEAAEVNVTPDRSYAFSIRGIAREYAHATGTAFTDPAAAVTAPEANDAGPAVTLADGAGIYGVPGCDRFVARVVEGIDPAAATPPWMAARLRLAGIRPHSLAVDVSNYVMWELGQPLHFYDADRLTGGITVRRAAAGETLRTLDDKERTLDPEDLVIADESGAIGLAGVMGGAATEVSEGTTRVLIESAHFDAVSIARTRRRHRLPSEASKRNERGVDWEIADEAAERAVQLLVELAGGTPAQGVTDVGTRPEPVVVELDPEYPARRIGVDYPRERVVELLTGLGASVEDAGDLLQVTAPTWRHDLRIPEDLVEEVARLDGYANIPSTLPVAPPGRGLTRAQVHRRRVADTLAAAGLTEVLDYPFVSEGQNRLFGSATPEEGAAQRMVRLANPISSEFGWMRTTLLPNLLETVRRNVSRGFKDVALFEVGAVFLPGDGALGSPSNEPIGVKPSAETLAELDAGIPAQPRHVAGAFAGHEAAPGAGFAPRAFDWQDPIAAALAVGRAVGVELTVVQGTHQAFHPGRTATLSLPDGTAVGVAGELLPAWLEDADMPARTGAFELDLDAVLAAAADRVVARPLSTYPASQQDVALVVADDVVAGDVRATLAEGAGELLEEVALFDVYAGKGVPEGHKSLAFSLRFRAPDRTLTADEASEAREAATALAAERHGAVQR, from the coding sequence GTGCGTATCCCGCTTGACTGGCTGCGCGAGTTCGCGCAGGTCCCCGCCGACGCCACCGCCGAGGACGTCCTGGCCGACCTCGTCACGGTCGGCCTCGAGGAGGAGGACGTCCACCGCCCGTCCGACGAGCTCACCGGCCCGCTCGTCGTCGGCCAGGTGCTCACCCGCGAGCCCGAGCCGCAGAAGAACGGCAAGACCATCAACTGGTGCTCCGTGCGCGTGGTGCCCGAGGGCGCCGAGCAGACCCTGACCGGTGAGGGCATCGACCCCTCGGGCGTGCAGGGCATCGTCTGCGGCGCCCACAACTTCGAGGTCGGGGACAAGGTCGTCGTCTGCCTGCCCGGCGCCGTGCTGCCCGGGGACTTCCGCATCTCCCCGCGCTCCACGTACGGCCACGTCTCCGCCGGCATGATGGCCTCCGCCCGCGAGCTCGGCCTCGGCGACGACCACGACGGCATCATCGTCCTGGGCGACATGGGCCTCGACCCCGAGGTCGGCACCGACGTGGTCGACCTCTTCCACCTCCGCGAGGAGGCCGCCGAGGTCAACGTCACCCCGGACCGCTCCTACGCGTTCTCGATCCGCGGCATCGCCCGCGAGTACGCGCACGCCACCGGCACCGCGTTCACGGACCCGGCCGCCGCCGTCACCGCGCCTGAGGCGAACGACGCCGGCCCCGCCGTCACGCTCGCCGACGGCGCCGGCATCTACGGCGTCCCCGGCTGCGACCGGTTCGTGGCCCGCGTGGTCGAGGGCATCGACCCCGCCGCCGCGACGCCGCCGTGGATGGCCGCGCGCCTGCGCTTGGCCGGCATCCGCCCCCACTCCCTGGCCGTGGACGTCTCCAACTACGTCATGTGGGAGCTGGGTCAGCCCCTGCACTTCTACGACGCCGACCGCCTCACCGGCGGGATCACCGTGCGCCGCGCCGCCGCGGGGGAGACCCTGCGCACCCTCGACGACAAGGAGCGCACCCTCGATCCCGAGGACCTCGTGATCGCCGACGAGTCGGGCGCGATCGGCCTGGCCGGTGTCATGGGCGGCGCCGCCACCGAGGTGTCCGAGGGCACCACCCGCGTGCTCATCGAGTCCGCGCACTTCGACGCGGTGTCGATCGCGCGTACCCGCCGCCGCCACCGCCTGCCCTCCGAGGCCTCGAAGCGCAACGAGCGCGGCGTGGATTGGGAGATCGCCGACGAGGCCGCCGAGCGCGCGGTGCAGCTGCTCGTCGAGCTCGCGGGCGGCACCCCCGCCCAGGGCGTCACGGACGTGGGCACCCGGCCCGAGCCCGTCGTCGTCGAGCTGGACCCGGAGTACCCGGCCCGCCGCATCGGCGTGGACTACCCGCGCGAGCGGGTCGTGGAGCTGCTGACCGGGCTCGGCGCGTCCGTCGAGGACGCCGGGGACCTCCTGCAGGTCACGGCGCCCACCTGGCGCCACGACCTGCGCATCCCGGAGGACCTCGTGGAGGAGGTCGCCCGCCTGGACGGCTACGCGAACATCCCCTCCACCCTCCCCGTGGCGCCCCCGGGCCGCGGCCTGACCCGCGCCCAGGTGCACCGCCGCCGCGTGGCGGACACCCTGGCCGCCGCAGGCCTCACCGAGGTCCTCGACTACCCGTTCGTCTCCGAGGGGCAGAACCGCCTGTTCGGCTCCGCCACCCCCGAGGAGGGCGCGGCGCAGCGCATGGTGCGCCTGGCCAACCCGATCTCCTCGGAGTTCGGCTGGATGCGCACCACCCTGCTGCCGAACCTCCTGGAGACCGTCCGTCGCAACGTCTCCCGCGGCTTCAAGGACGTCGCCCTGTTCGAGGTCGGCGCCGTGTTCCTGCCGGGTGACGGCGCCCTCGGCTCGCCCTCCAACGAGCCCATCGGTGTCAAGCCCTCCGCCGAGACCCTCGCGGAGCTGGACGCCGGCATCCCGGCCCAGCCCCGCCACGTGGCCGGCGCCTTCGCCGGGCACGAGGCCGCCCCCGGCGCCGGATTCGCCCCGCGCGCGTTCGACTGGCAGGACCCGATCGCCGCCGCGCTCGCGGTCGGCCGGGCTGTCGGGGTGGAGCTGACCGTGGTCCAGGGGACGCACCAGGCGTTCCACCCGGGCCGCACCGCCACCCTGTCGCTGCCGGACGGCACCGCGGTGGGCGTGGCCGGTGAGCTGCTGCCGGCCTGGCTCGAGGACGCGGACATGCCCGCCCGCACGGGCGCCTTCGAGTTGGACCTGGATGCCGTGCTGGCGGCCGCCGCGGACCGCGTCGTGGCCCGGCCGCTGTCCACGTACCCCGCCTCCCAGCAGGACGTCGCCCTCGTGGTGGCGGACGACGTCGTCGCCGGGGACGTGCGCGCCACCCTCGCCGAGGGCGCGGGCGAGCTGCTCGAGGAGGTCGCGCTGTTCGACGTCTACGCCGGCAAGGGCGTGCCCGAGGGGCACAAGTCCCTCGCCTTCAGCCTGCGCTTCCGTGCGCCGGACCGCACCCTGACGGCCGACGAGGCCTCCGAGGCCCGCGAGGCCGCCACGGCGCTCGCCGCCGAGCGCCACGGGGCCGTGCAGCGCTGA
- a CDS encoding 4'-phosphopantetheinyl transferase family protein: MRETSVTTAPTSPTRGIEVGAVGVSRTEGTAQVLAALGTRLGLGPRALALAHSCPGCGATDHGAPALRRAGDGTTPGGAPGDDGGPVLPAVSLTHVDGPRPVTVLAWCTPSVAGTAWGIGVDAEDPTAPQTLRAFAAGADGAAEIDAVAFAAEERAALAGLSPEGALAERVRLWTVKEALVKARGTGLDRDPAEVRPQLGEAVVPLADPRLPPGVVGTVAWRPAS, translated from the coding sequence GTGCGTGAGACGAGCGTGACGACGGCGCCGACCTCCCCCACGCGGGGGATCGAGGTCGGCGCCGTCGGCGTGTCCCGGACCGAGGGCACCGCGCAGGTGCTGGCGGCCCTGGGGACGAGGCTGGGTCTCGGGCCGCGCGCCCTGGCCCTGGCGCACTCCTGCCCCGGCTGCGGGGCGACGGACCACGGGGCCCCGGCACTGCGCCGCGCCGGCGACGGGACGACACCCGGTGGGGCGCCCGGCGACGACGGGGGGCCCGTCCTGCCCGCCGTGAGCCTCACCCACGTCGACGGGCCCCGGCCGGTGACCGTGCTCGCGTGGTGCACGCCGTCCGTCGCAGGCACGGCGTGGGGGATCGGCGTGGACGCCGAGGACCCGACGGCGCCGCAGACCCTGCGCGCCTTCGCCGCGGGAGCGGACGGCGCCGCGGAAATCGACGCCGTGGCCTTCGCGGCGGAGGAGCGCGCCGCCCTGGCCGGGCTGTCCCCGGAGGGGGCCCTCGCCGAGCGCGTGCGCCTCTGGACCGTCAAGGAGGCCCTGGTGAAGGCCCGCGGGACCGGGTTGGACCGCGACCCCGCCGAGGTGCGCCCCCAGCTCGGGGAGGCGGTCGTGCCCCTGGCGGATCCGCGGCTGCCCCCGGGCGTGGTCGGGACGGTCGCCTGGCGGCCGGCCTCCTAG
- a CDS encoding M1 family metallopeptidase translates to MSTDPYIPGVGSDTATIEHLRVELDVRLASNRVAGVAELHVRLCRQSDTVELDLHRLAVDGAAGTHDGRPLKVRATTPRNRPHRVVVHLGASLPEGSLVVLRLSYSGHPRPRRSPWGTIGWEELTDGVLVAGQPHGASTWVPCIDSPAVRQTADITVTCDAGYLPVANGRGTRLRSRGSRETWRWVMDRPVPAYLLTLQIGRYRQVTAPGSGTPESAAAGGVPPLRLVVSPRLQARAEAAMAGQGRMMEAFTAAYGPYPFDDYAAVVADDVLEIPLEAAGLSLFGVNHLDGSWESERLIAHEMAHQWFGNAVTLGRWSDLWLHEGFACYSEWLWAEASGRAALRHEAKQAWHGLKRQGEDLVLAAPGAADMFDDRVYKRGALTVLAVRTLLGDAVFGEMLRDWVARHRFATVDTPGFRAHVLAWAPRADVAPEDVDALFDAWTLRPELPAFPG, encoded by the coding sequence ATGAGCACCGACCCGTACATCCCCGGAGTCGGCTCCGACACCGCCACGATCGAGCACCTGCGGGTGGAGCTCGACGTCCGGCTGGCGTCCAACCGGGTGGCCGGCGTCGCGGAGCTCCACGTGCGGCTGTGCCGGCAGAGCGACACCGTCGAGCTCGACCTGCACCGGCTCGCCGTCGACGGCGCCGCCGGCACCCACGACGGCCGCCCCCTCAAGGTGAGGGCGACGACGCCGCGCAACCGCCCGCACCGCGTGGTCGTGCACCTGGGCGCCTCCCTGCCGGAGGGGTCGCTCGTGGTCCTGCGGCTGTCCTACTCGGGGCACCCGAGGCCCCGCCGCAGCCCGTGGGGGACCATCGGCTGGGAGGAGCTGACGGACGGGGTGCTCGTGGCCGGGCAGCCCCACGGCGCGTCCACGTGGGTGCCGTGCATCGACTCCCCCGCGGTCCGCCAGACCGCGGACATCACCGTCACCTGCGACGCCGGCTACCTCCCCGTGGCCAACGGCCGCGGCACCCGCCTGCGCTCCCGCGGATCCCGCGAGACCTGGCGGTGGGTCATGGACCGGCCCGTCCCCGCCTACCTGCTCACCCTGCAGATCGGCCGGTACCGGCAGGTGACCGCGCCGGGCTCCGGGACGCCGGAGTCGGCCGCGGCCGGGGGCGTGCCGCCCCTGCGCCTCGTCGTCTCCCCGCGCCTGCAGGCCCGCGCCGAGGCCGCGATGGCCGGCCAGGGCCGCATGATGGAGGCCTTCACCGCGGCCTACGGGCCCTATCCGTTCGACGACTACGCGGCCGTCGTCGCCGACGACGTCCTGGAGATCCCCCTCGAAGCCGCGGGCCTGTCCCTGTTCGGCGTGAACCACCTGGACGGCTCGTGGGAGTCGGAGCGGCTGATCGCCCACGAGATGGCCCACCAGTGGTTCGGCAACGCCGTGACCCTGGGGCGCTGGTCCGACCTGTGGCTGCACGAGGGATTCGCCTGCTACTCCGAGTGGCTGTGGGCGGAGGCGTCGGGCCGGGCCGCCCTCCGCCACGAGGCGAAGCAGGCCTGGCACGGCCTGAAGCGCCAGGGGGAAGACCTCGTCCTGGCCGCGCCGGGCGCCGCCGACATGTTCGACGATCGCGTGTACAAGCGGGGCGCGCTCACGGTGCTGGCCGTGCGCACGCTGCTGGGTGACGCCGTGTTCGGCGAGATGCTCCGGGACTGGGTGGCCCGGCACCGCTTCGCCACCGTGGACACGCCGGGGTTCCGCGCCCACGTGCTCGCCTGGGCGCCGCGCGCCGACGTGGCCCCGGAGGACGTGGACGCGCTGTTCGACGCCTGGACGCTGCGGCCGGAGCTGCCCGCCTTCCCCGGCTGA
- a CDS encoding Pls/PosA family non-ribosomal peptide synthetase: MTAPHPSTPRSAPHDAGTPHAPQLPGTDRTPPPRTLIDILDATAREHPEAPALDDSTAQLGYAELLDRVLESARFLQAHGIGAGDRVGVRIPSGTAALYVSILAVMAVGAAYVPVDADDPEERARLVFGEARVAGVLTGERALDDRAAAERAEAPEARAPRLEDDAWIIFTSGSTGTPKGVAVSHRSAAAFVDAEARIFLTADPLGPGDRVLAGLSVAFDASCEEMWLAWRHGACLVPAPRALVRSGMDLGPWLAERRITAVSTVPTLAAMWPTAALANVRLLIFGGEACPPDLAARLAVPGREVWNTYGPTEATVVACAAPLAGEGPVRIGLPLDGWDLAVVDPASGVPVAEGETGELIIGGVGLARYLDPAKDAEKYAPMETLGWDRAYRSGDLVLYDPAGLLFLGRADDQVKVGGRRIELGEVDAALQNLPGVQGGAAAVRTTPAGNQLLVGYLKPTGPLEGFDLDAAHARLAEELPAAIVPRLALVDSLPTKTSGKVDRNALPWPLPGTAATDDADTPDESTPDGWVLAQWAAVLGAAPADGSTDFFSAGGGSLAAAQLVARLRERHPGVTVQDVYRHPTADELVSAVLGEGAEGIEVHERNVDTTRRRTQWAQTLVGLPAFILPALRLGTWTGVAVNLLAATGLVPGLPTVPWWILALVGLFVVTAPGRMLVAGLTARALLHGVGPGAHPRGGRVHLRLWLAQQVTDLVDPYSLAGAGWIPAYGRLLGNRIARDADLHALPPVTGLLTVGEGASIEPEVDLSGYWVDGDVLRVGTVEVGAGAVVGSRSTLLPGAKVGAGAHVEAGSTVAGRLRGHQRHGGSPAVKLGKVKRGSAPAETAPDAAGWRVLSTLSSTAVALLPLAAVAAAAAVGAWSLTWWPPAAADASPLQAVGTAAARLLAASPLIAAVWFGVQMLLVLVAVRVLAIGITPGHHPVRSRVGWQIWATERLLDAARDQLFPIYASRFTPTWLRWLGARVGKDVEASTVVLLPTMTQVGDGAFLADDTMVSSYTLEDGWMHVAPAKVGKRSFVGNSGMVPGGRTLRRDSLVAVLSTTPAKTKAGTSWMGSPPVRLRRTEVEADASLTYAPPARLKAARTGWELLRAIPVWLHVALTIAVGAALAALAAVGTWWLAALLGGAVLLAAGAVAAVVTVLAKRAFVGRVRAGEHPLWSSFIWRNEVADTFTEFLAAPWFSRAAAGTPAMVWFLRGMGARIGRGAWVESYWLPEADLVTLGDGATVNRGCVVQTHLFHDRVMALDEVVLADGATLGPNSVVLPAARLGEGTTVGAGSLVMRGEELPGGTWWLGNPVAPWRRPGKTPTAHQRAAAATGALPVIPDPTSAGGIR; encoded by the coding sequence GTGACCGCACCCCACCCGTCCACGCCCCGCTCCGCCCCCCACGACGCCGGCACCCCGCACGCACCCCAGCTGCCGGGCACGGACCGCACACCGCCGCCACGCACGCTGATCGACATCCTCGACGCGACCGCGCGCGAGCACCCCGAGGCACCCGCCCTGGACGACAGCACGGCGCAGCTCGGCTACGCGGAGCTGCTGGACCGGGTCCTCGAGTCCGCGCGGTTCCTGCAGGCGCACGGCATCGGCGCGGGCGACCGGGTGGGCGTGCGGATCCCCTCCGGCACCGCGGCCCTCTACGTCTCCATCCTCGCCGTCATGGCGGTCGGCGCCGCCTACGTGCCGGTGGACGCGGACGACCCCGAGGAGCGCGCCCGGCTCGTCTTCGGCGAGGCCCGGGTGGCCGGCGTCCTGACCGGCGAGCGCGCGCTCGACGACCGCGCGGCCGCCGAGCGGGCCGAGGCGCCCGAGGCCCGCGCCCCCCGCTTGGAGGACGACGCGTGGATCATCTTCACCTCCGGCTCGACGGGCACGCCCAAGGGCGTCGCCGTGTCCCACCGCTCCGCGGCCGCCTTCGTGGACGCCGAGGCCCGGATCTTCCTCACCGCCGATCCGCTCGGCCCCGGCGACCGTGTCCTGGCCGGCCTCTCCGTGGCCTTCGACGCCTCCTGCGAGGAGATGTGGCTGGCCTGGCGCCACGGCGCGTGCCTCGTGCCCGCGCCCCGCGCGCTCGTCCGCTCGGGCATGGACCTCGGCCCCTGGCTGGCCGAACGGCGCATCACGGCCGTCTCCACCGTGCCGACCCTCGCCGCGATGTGGCCGACGGCCGCACTCGCGAACGTGCGCCTGCTGATCTTCGGCGGCGAAGCCTGTCCGCCCGACCTCGCCGCACGCCTGGCCGTGCCCGGTCGCGAGGTCTGGAACACCTACGGCCCCACCGAGGCGACGGTCGTCGCGTGCGCCGCCCCGCTGGCCGGCGAGGGACCCGTGCGCATCGGCCTGCCCCTGGACGGCTGGGACCTGGCTGTCGTCGACCCCGCCTCCGGCGTCCCCGTGGCGGAGGGCGAGACCGGCGAGCTGATCATCGGCGGCGTGGGCCTGGCCCGCTACCTCGACCCCGCCAAGGACGCGGAGAAGTACGCGCCCATGGAGACCCTCGGCTGGGACCGCGCCTACCGCTCCGGCGACCTCGTGCTCTACGACCCCGCGGGACTGCTGTTCCTGGGCCGCGCCGACGACCAGGTCAAGGTCGGCGGCCGCCGCATCGAGCTCGGCGAGGTGGACGCAGCCCTCCAGAACCTGCCCGGTGTGCAGGGCGGCGCCGCCGCGGTGCGCACCACCCCGGCCGGCAACCAGCTCCTCGTGGGCTACCTCAAGCCCACGGGCCCGCTCGAGGGCTTCGACCTCGACGCCGCCCACGCCCGGCTCGCCGAGGAGCTGCCCGCGGCGATCGTCCCGCGCCTGGCCCTCGTCGACTCCCTGCCGACGAAGACCTCCGGCAAGGTCGACCGCAACGCCCTGCCCTGGCCGCTGCCCGGCACCGCCGCCACCGACGACGCCGACACCCCCGACGAGTCCACCCCCGACGGCTGGGTCCTGGCCCAGTGGGCGGCCGTGCTCGGCGCGGCCCCGGCCGACGGCTCGACCGACTTCTTCTCCGCCGGCGGCGGATCGCTCGCCGCGGCCCAGCTCGTGGCCCGGCTGCGCGAGCGCCACCCCGGCGTGACCGTCCAGGACGTCTACCGCCACCCCACCGCCGACGAGCTCGTCTCCGCCGTGCTCGGCGAGGGCGCCGAGGGCATCGAGGTCCACGAGCGCAACGTCGACACCACCCGGCGGCGCACCCAGTGGGCCCAGACCCTCGTGGGGCTGCCCGCGTTCATCCTCCCGGCGCTGCGCCTGGGGACGTGGACCGGCGTCGCCGTGAACCTCCTCGCCGCCACCGGCCTGGTCCCCGGACTGCCCACCGTCCCGTGGTGGATCCTCGCGCTCGTGGGGCTGTTCGTGGTCACCGCCCCCGGCCGCATGCTCGTGGCCGGGCTGACGGCACGCGCCCTGCTGCACGGCGTGGGCCCGGGCGCCCACCCGCGCGGCGGACGCGTGCACCTGCGCCTCTGGCTGGCGCAGCAGGTCACCGACCTCGTGGACCCCTACTCCCTCGCCGGGGCCGGGTGGATCCCCGCCTACGGCCGGCTGCTGGGCAACCGCATCGCCCGCGACGCCGACCTGCATGCCCTCCCGCCCGTGACGGGGCTCCTCACCGTGGGCGAGGGCGCCTCGATCGAGCCGGAGGTCGACCTCTCCGGCTACTGGGTCGACGGCGACGTGCTGCGCGTCGGCACCGTGGAGGTCGGGGCCGGGGCCGTCGTCGGGTCCCGCTCCACCCTGCTGCCCGGCGCCAAGGTGGGCGCCGGCGCCCACGTCGAGGCCGGTTCCACCGTGGCCGGGCGTCTGCGCGGCCACCAGCGCCACGGCGGCTCCCCCGCCGTGAAGCTCGGCAAGGTCAAGCGCGGCTCGGCCCCGGCCGAGACCGCCCCGGACGCCGCCGGCTGGCGCGTGCTCTCCACGCTCTCCTCCACGGCCGTGGCGCTGCTGCCGCTGGCGGCCGTGGCCGCCGCGGCGGCCGTCGGCGCGTGGTCCCTGACCTGGTGGCCGCCCGCCGCCGCCGACGCGTCGCCGCTGCAGGCCGTCGGCACCGCCGCCGCCCGCCTGCTCGCGGCCAGCCCGCTGATCGCCGCCGTGTGGTTCGGCGTGCAGATGCTGCTGGTGCTCGTCGCCGTGCGCGTCCTCGCGATCGGCATCACCCCGGGCCACCACCCCGTGCGCTCGCGGGTGGGCTGGCAGATCTGGGCCACCGAGCGCCTGCTCGACGCCGCCCGCGACCAGCTCTTCCCGATCTACGCCTCCCGCTTCACGCCCACCTGGCTGCGCTGGCTCGGCGCCCGCGTCGGCAAGGACGTCGAGGCGTCCACGGTGGTGCTCCTGCCGACGATGACCCAGGTCGGCGACGGCGCGTTCCTCGCCGACGACACGATGGTCTCCTCCTACACGCTCGAAGACGGCTGGATGCACGTGGCCCCGGCGAAGGTCGGCAAGCGCTCCTTCGTGGGCAACTCCGGCATGGTCCCCGGTGGCCGCACCCTCCGCAGGGACTCCCTCGTGGCCGTCCTCTCCACCACCCCCGCCAAGACCAAGGCCGGCACCTCGTGGATGGGATCGCCGCCCGTGCGCCTGCGCCGCACCGAGGTCGAGGCCGACGCCTCGCTCACCTACGCGCCCCCGGCCCGGCTCAAGGCCGCCCGCACCGGCTGGGAGCTGCTGCGCGCGATCCCGGTCTGGCTGCACGTCGCGCTGACGATCGCCGTGGGCGCCGCCCTCGCCGCCCTCGCAGCGGTGGGCACCTGGTGGCTGGCCGCCCTGCTCGGCGGCGCCGTCCTGCTCGCGGCGGGCGCCGTCGCCGCCGTGGTGACCGTCCTCGCCAAGAGGGCGTTCGTGGGCCGCGTGCGTGCCGGCGAGCACCCCCTGTGGTCCTCGTTCATCTGGCGCAACGAGGTCGCGGACACGTTCACCGAGTTCCTCGCCGCCCCCTGGTTCTCCCGCGCCGCCGCCGGCACCCCTGCCATGGTCTGGTTCCTGCGAGGCATGGGCGCCCGCATCGGCCGCGGCGCCTGGGTGGAGTCCTACTGGCTCCCGGAGGCGGACCTCGTCACCCTGGGCGACGGGGCCACCGTGAACCGCGGCTGCGTGGTGCAGACCCACCTCTTCCACGACCGCGTCATGGCCCTCGACGAGGTCGTCCTCGCCGACGGCGCCACCCTCGGCCCCAACTCCGTGGTGCTGCCCGCCGCGCGTCTGGGCGAGGGCACCACCGTGGGCGCCGGCTCGCTCGTCATGCGCGGCGAGGAGCTGCCCGGCGGCACCTGGTGGCTCGGCAACCCCGTGGCCCCGTGGCGCCGGCCCGGCAAGACCCCGACGGCACACCAGCGGGCCGCGGCCGCCACCGGCGCGCTGCCTGTGATCCCCGACCCGACCAGCGCAGGAGGCATCCGATGA
- a CDS encoding quinone oxidoreductase family protein: MSTHAEIPARHHAIIAEEVGGPEVLRWTETAVPTPGAGEVLVRTAAAGLNFIETYQRSGVYAVPHPFTPGSEGSGVVVALGPGVDEALRGARVATAAGRGTYAEHFTAPADQLLHVPAGVDLADAAALPLQGMTAHYLCRSTFPVEPGHVVALTAGAGGVGLLLTQLAAARGATVITAASTEDKRALSAAAGASAAVPYAELRQTVLDATGGEGAHAVFDGVGADTFEDSLASLRVRGTLVLFGGASGQVPPFDLQRLNSGGGLYVTRPSLAHYTRTAEETAWRGRELFDAWSAGALDVRIGARVPLAEAGRAHTLLASRATTGKVLLPLS, from the coding sequence ATGAGCACCCACGCCGAGATCCCCGCCCGCCACCACGCGATCATCGCCGAGGAGGTCGGCGGCCCCGAGGTCCTGCGCTGGACCGAGACCGCCGTCCCGACCCCCGGCGCCGGAGAGGTGCTGGTGCGGACGGCCGCGGCGGGCCTGAACTTCATCGAGACCTACCAGCGCTCCGGCGTCTACGCCGTCCCGCACCCCTTCACCCCCGGGAGCGAGGGGTCGGGCGTCGTCGTCGCGCTGGGCCCCGGCGTGGACGAGGCGCTGCGGGGCGCGCGCGTGGCGACCGCCGCCGGCCGCGGCACCTACGCCGAGCACTTCACGGCCCCGGCGGACCAGCTGCTGCACGTGCCCGCGGGCGTGGACCTGGCCGACGCCGCCGCGCTGCCCCTGCAGGGCATGACCGCCCACTACCTGTGCCGCTCCACGTTCCCCGTGGAGCCCGGGCATGTCGTCGCCCTCACCGCGGGGGCCGGCGGCGTGGGCCTGCTCCTGACCCAGCTGGCCGCGGCCCGGGGCGCCACGGTCATCACGGCCGCCTCGACGGAGGACAAGCGCGCGCTTTCGGCGGCCGCCGGGGCCTCCGCGGCTGTGCCCTACGCCGAGCTGCGGCAGACCGTCCTGGACGCCACCGGCGGTGAGGGCGCCCACGCGGTGTTCGACGGCGTCGGTGCGGACACCTTCGAGGACTCGCTGGCCTCCCTGCGCGTGCGGGGCACGCTGGTGCTCTTCGGCGGCGCCTCCGGCCAGGTGCCCCCGTTCGACCTCCAGCGGCTGAACTCCGGCGGCGGGCTCTACGTCACCCGGCCGTCCCTGGCCCACTACACCCGCACCGCCGAGGAGACCGCCTGGCGCGGCAGAGAGCTCTTCGACGCCTGGTCCGCCGGCGCGCTGGACGTGCGGATCGGCGCCCGGGTGCCCCTGGCGGAGGCCGGCCGCGCGCACACCCTGCTGGCGTCGCGGGCCACCACGGGCAAGGTGCTGCTCCCCCTCTCCTGA